From a single Ailuropoda melanoleuca isolate Jingjing chromosome 12, ASM200744v2, whole genome shotgun sequence genomic region:
- the ZNF671 gene encoding zinc finger protein 671, translating to MAAAAPTDPAQVCVISEDVFVCFSREEWMLLDDSQRLLYQDVMLENFALLASLGIASSRSHLVTQLEQREDPRMPDQVDMTPATEREAQKGLGPGCWCAVEDEATFSEQSVSLEGVSQVRTPVAGLKPQPCDISGSILKEILHLTEYQGGEARLEPHTGGACWKHFWLSANVHQHHAAEKSFRRDEGRDSVKSCRFYVPEKTYTYSERRMDFPATSDLLQHQVPHIRMKPHKNPRLGEALCPGQRHHKCIECGKLFTRKDTLTRHQRIHTGERPYECNKCGKFFSQSCDLFKHETIHTGERPYECSECGKFFRQISGLIEHRRVHTGERLYQCSNCGKFFSSKSNLIRHQEVHTGARPYVCSTCGKEFSRKHTLVLHQRTHTGERPYECSECGKAFSQSSHLNVHWRIHSSDYECSRCGKAFSCISKLIQHQKVHSGENPFECSRCGKAFTQRPNLIRHWKVHTGERPYVCSKCGKEFNRKHTLVLHQKIHTGEKP from the exons GTCTGTGTGATCTCTGAGGACGTGTTCGTGTGCTTCTCCCGGGAAGAATGGATGCTCCTTGATGATTCTCAGAGACTTTTATATCAggatgtgatgctggagaactttGCACTTTTAGCCTCACTGG GAATTGCATCCTCCAGATCACACTTAGTCACCCAACTGGAGCAAAGGGAAGATCCCCGGATGCCTGATCAGGTGGATATGACCCCAGCCACAGAAAGAGAGGCTCAGAAGGGACTTGGACCTG GTTGTTGGTGTGCAGTGGAGGATGAGGCTACGTTCTCTGAGCAGAGTGTTTCTTTAGAAGGAGTGTCACAGGTCAGGACTCCGGTGGCAGGTCTGAAGCCCCAGCCATGTGACATATCTGGCTCAATATTGAAAGAAATCTTACATCTCACTGAATACCAGGGGGGAGAAGCCAGGCTGGAACCACACACGGGTGGGGCCTGTTGGAAGCATTTCTGGCTCAGTGCAAATGTCCATCAGCACCACGCTGCAGAGAAATCCTTCAGAAGAgatgagggcagggactctgtGAAAAGCTGCAGATTCTATGTGCCAGAAAAGACGTATACATACAGTGAGCGTAGAATGGACTTTCCAGCCACCTCTGACCTTCTTCAGCACCAGGTCCCCCACATTAGAATGAAGCCCCACAAGAACCCCAGGCTTGGGGAAGCCCTTTGCCCTGGACAGCGGCATCACAAGTGCATTGAATGTGGGAAATTGTTTACCCGCAAAGACACACTTACACGGCACCAGAGAATCCATACTGGCgaaaggccttatgagtgcaACAAATGTGGGAAATTCTTTAGTCAAAGCTGTGACCTTTTTAAACATGAGACCATACACACTGGAGAAAGACCTTACGAGTGCAGCGAATGTGGGAAATTCTTTAGACAAATCTCTGGCCTGATTGAACACAGGCGAGTTCACACTGGTGAAAGACTCTATCAGTGCAGTAATTGTGGAAAATTCTTTAGTAGTAAGTCTAACCTCATTAGACACCAAGAAGTTCACACAGGAGCAAGGCCTTATGTATGTAGCACATGTGGGAAAGAGTTCAGCCGCAAACACACACTTGTTCTGCACCAGAGGactcacactggagaaaggccttatgagtgcagtgaatgtgggaaggcctttagcCAAAGTTCCCACCTTAATGTACACTGGAGAATTCATAGCAGTGATTACGAGTGCAGCAGGTGTGGGAAGGCGTTTAGCTGCATCTCTAAACTCATTCAGCACCAGAAAGTTCACTCTGGAGAAAATCCTTTTGAGTGCAGCagatgtgggaaagcctttaccCAGAGGCCAAATCTTATTCGGCACTGGAAAGTTCATACTGGAGAACGGCCTTACGTGTGCAGCAAATGTGGGAAAGAGTTTAACCGCAAACACACACTTGTTCTCCATCAGAAGATTCATACTGGAGAAAAGCCTTAA